The proteins below come from a single Synechococcus sp. WH 8101 genomic window:
- the murD gene encoding UDP-N-acetylmuramoyl-L-alanine--D-glutamate ligase — translation MTRTVVVGLGRSGIGAARLLRAQGKTVTVLERLEGDSQTRRARDLIDQGIEVQLGRPLTLSSFAPWLNDLETVVVSPGIDWNHPTLDALRQQGVAVIGEMALAWQSLNETPWIGITGTNGKTTVTQLLQHVLSSGGLHAPMAGNVGHSAAELALSLSAVAPNGGDPAAPDWLVMEMSSYQIEAAASVAPRIGIWTTLTPDHLERHGTLEAYRAIKRGLLERSQIRIFNADDSDLRSQRASWDHGLWISAEGAGDGATAADLWCDAMGIVHCRRRGPLFPASALAMPGDHNRQNLLMVTAAALEAGLEPEVIAAALRTFPGVPHRLERLGELKGMQVFNDSKATNFDAAVVALRSVPRPAVVLAGGQTKQGEAGEWLTLMGERSCAVVLYGSGAEELANLLSSGGYPGQIRRCDDLEAAVPIAVELGHQLRAGTLLLSPACASFDQYSDFEARGDHFRTLIATQLST, via the coding sequence ATGACGCGCACCGTGGTCGTGGGTCTGGGTCGCTCGGGAATCGGAGCGGCACGGTTGCTGCGGGCGCAGGGGAAAACCGTCACCGTGCTGGAACGGCTTGAAGGTGACAGCCAGACCCGGCGAGCCAGAGATCTGATCGATCAGGGGATCGAGGTGCAGCTCGGTCGTCCGCTCACCCTGTCGAGTTTCGCGCCATGGCTCAACGACCTCGAAACGGTGGTGGTGAGTCCTGGGATCGACTGGAATCACCCCACCCTGGACGCCTTGCGGCAGCAGGGCGTGGCCGTGATCGGCGAAATGGCCCTGGCCTGGCAGTCCCTCAACGAAACGCCCTGGATCGGCATCACCGGAACCAACGGCAAAACCACGGTGACCCAACTGCTGCAGCACGTGCTCAGTTCAGGCGGGCTGCACGCCCCCATGGCAGGCAACGTGGGCCATTCCGCCGCTGAATTGGCCCTGAGCCTGAGTGCAGTGGCGCCCAACGGTGGAGACCCTGCAGCCCCGGATTGGCTGGTGATGGAAATGAGCAGTTATCAGATCGAAGCTGCCGCGAGCGTGGCCCCTCGCATCGGCATCTGGACGACGCTGACGCCCGATCACCTGGAACGGCACGGCACGCTGGAGGCCTATCGCGCCATTAAACGGGGGCTGCTCGAGCGCTCGCAGATTCGCATTTTCAATGCCGATGACTCCGACCTGCGCAGCCAGCGGGCGAGCTGGGACCACGGCCTCTGGATCAGTGCTGAGGGGGCTGGCGACGGAGCAACGGCCGCTGATCTCTGGTGCGATGCCATGGGCATTGTTCACTGCAGGCGCCGAGGCCCCCTGTTTCCAGCCAGCGCACTGGCCATGCCAGGAGATCACAACCGCCAGAACCTGCTGATGGTGACCGCCGCGGCCCTGGAGGCGGGGCTGGAACCCGAGGTGATCGCCGCGGCCCTGCGCACCTTCCCGGGGGTGCCCCACCGCCTCGAACGGCTGGGAGAGCTCAAGGGCATGCAGGTGTTCAACGACAGCAAAGCCACCAATTTCGATGCGGCCGTGGTGGCGCTGCGCTCCGTGCCCAGGCCAGCGGTCGTGCTCGCCGGGGGCCAGACCAAACAAGGTGAGGCGGGCGAATGGCTCACCCTGATGGGCGAACGCAGCTGCGCGGTTGTGCTGTACGGCAGTGGCGCCGAGGAACTCGCCAACCTCCTCAGCTCCGGCGGTTACCCCGGCCAGATCAGACGCTGCGACGACCTTGAGGCAGCCGTGCCGATCGCCGTCGAACTCGGCCATCAGTTGCGCGCGGGCACGCTGCTGCTGTCGCCGGCCTGCGCCAGCTTCGACCAATACAGCGATTTCGAGGCACGAGGCGACCATTTCCGCACGCTGATTGCCACGCAGCTGAGCACCTAA
- a CDS encoding EVE domain-containing protein codes for MAYWLMKSEPDAYSIEDLAREGTTLWDGIRNYQARNFMRSMNVGDRAFFYHSNCKPPGIVGLMEVVETGLVDPSQFDPNSKYHDPASKPESPRWDCVKLRYLGVFSAILSLETLRNTYSDDDLAVVRRGNRLSILPVPEAIATDLLQRLGELQ; via the coding sequence TTGGCCTACTGGCTGATGAAAAGTGAGCCGGATGCTTACAGCATCGAGGATCTGGCCCGAGAAGGCACCACCCTCTGGGATGGCATCCGCAATTATCAAGCTCGCAATTTCATGCGCAGCATGAACGTTGGCGATCGTGCTTTTTTCTATCACTCCAACTGCAAACCACCAGGAATCGTGGGGCTGATGGAAGTCGTGGAGACCGGCTTGGTGGATCCCAGCCAGTTCGATCCGAACTCGAAGTATCACGATCCGGCCTCCAAACCGGAGTCGCCACGCTGGGACTGCGTGAAGCTCCGCTATCTGGGGGTCTTCAGCGCGATCTTGAGCCTGGAGACCTTGCGCAACACCTACAGCGACGACGATCTGGCGGTGGTGCGGCGCGGCAACCGCCTCTCCATCCTGCCGGTGCCCGAAGCGATCGCCACGGATCTGCTGCAACGCCTTGGCGAGCTCCAGTAA
- a CDS encoding DUF2811 domain-containing protein, whose amino-acid sequence MGVVNTGEVAEARVPVSVGAPSGHRAPAPQLAETATVSFQTELPEPLQQAMRRFIERHPNWDHYRLVQAALAGFLVQNGVSSRSITRLYVGNLFCRQSLLQDA is encoded by the coding sequence ATGGGGGTGGTGAACACCGGAGAGGTTGCGGAAGCGCGGGTGCCTGTGTCGGTTGGGGCGCCCTCAGGTCATCGAGCTCCCGCCCCCCAGCTGGCTGAAACCGCGACGGTGAGTTTTCAGACCGAGCTTCCCGAACCGCTCCAACAGGCCATGCGTCGTTTCATCGAGCGACACCCCAACTGGGACCACTACCGCCTGGTGCAGGCCGCACTGGCTGGCTTTCTGGTGCAGAACGGGGTCAGCTCCAGGTCGATCACCCGTCTCTATGTGGGCAACCTTTTTTGTCGACAGTCTTTGCTTCAGGACGCCTGA
- a CDS encoding DUF1818 family protein, translated as MIQREGPGWRLAWDPARRRYPVLIGGEGWAFELTGDEWRELVSLITALVEQHRALVDQLMAEEALSLELERLPWWGCLDGDRDQWDLRVVLQGDTLGDRGVEGHWPAPAAQAMTAAVRTLWDSPPS; from the coding sequence ATGATTCAGCGCGAGGGTCCGGGTTGGCGCCTGGCCTGGGATCCTGCCCGCCGTCGCTATCCCGTCTTGATTGGTGGTGAGGGATGGGCCTTTGAGTTGACCGGAGACGAGTGGCGCGAGCTTGTCTCCCTGATCACCGCCCTGGTGGAGCAGCATCGAGCGCTGGTCGATCAGTTGATGGCTGAAGAGGCTTTGAGCCTGGAGTTGGAGCGCTTGCCCTGGTGGGGGTGTCTCGATGGTGATCGCGATCAATGGGATCTGCGGGTGGTTCTGCAGGGCGACACCCTGGGGGATCGGGGCGTGGAGGGACACTGGCCGGCCCCCGCAGCCCAGGCGATGACGGCAGCGGTGAGAACGCTCTGGGACTCCCCGCCTTCATAA
- a CDS encoding DNA-directed RNA polymerase subunit omega, protein MMSAGVSAQDLAKRGESLIRQSSNRYLTTVRIAFRAKQRRFDDFDGLLEESSVKPVQRAIVELSDEQDQPDLLPG, encoded by the coding sequence GTGATGAGTGCCGGTGTCAGTGCCCAGGATCTCGCCAAACGGGGCGAAAGTCTGATCCGCCAGTCGAGTAATCGCTACCTCACCACGGTGCGCATTGCCTTCCGCGCCAAGCAGCGTCGTTTCGACGATTTCGATGGTTTGTTGGAGGAATCCAGTGTCAAGCCGGTGCAACGGGCCATTGTTGAACTGAGCGACGAGCAGGACCAACCTGACCTTCTGCCTGGATGA
- a CDS encoding Hsp70 family protein: MAADPPPADEENLQVSPRSGTLAIDLGSTTTVVAFQADGSRHLEPVDLPPISRTPGEVPSLLWLKDSHDPHPLVGRQVIDSGLNAWDGPELLRDFKRSIAGSCPEPGEARRNLSAQEAAERLLAEIWRRLPNRLNVHRLVLTAPIDHYRGYRHWLVRACQALPVDAIALVDEPTAAALGAGLPPGSKLLVVDLGGSTIDMALVALEGGEGRAAPLAQLLRFNGRMLGNSRQALRCAKVLGKAGLRLGGRDLDHWILDHLTGASPTAEGVLPMALLNAAERLKCRLSDPDLDGQTTVTELAVAGDGAAPCELRLNREELNRLLHERGLVEALDDLLEQTLAGGRRHGVNLEDLQGVMAVGGGARLPLLRDWLERRTRPVPLLTPAPVEAVARGALALTPGVQIRDVLRHGVSLRCWDRRSNRHHWHPLFMAGQTWPTTTPLEIVLAAGCDEQRQVELVLGEPEVVAHHDVVFRHGLPTLQSSDRAPRIRAWDGDPVAVPLQPAGTAGEDCLRLRWSLDDASQLRVEIEDLRNGKALPSLVLGTVR, encoded by the coding sequence ATGGCAGCGGATCCCCCCCCGGCGGACGAAGAAAACCTTCAGGTTTCCCCCCGCAGCGGCACCCTGGCCATCGACCTCGGCAGCACCACCACCGTGGTGGCCTTCCAGGCGGATGGCTCCAGGCACCTGGAACCGGTCGATCTGCCACCGATCAGCCGCACACCAGGCGAAGTTCCCAGCCTGTTGTGGCTCAAAGACAGCCATGACCCCCACCCCCTGGTGGGCCGCCAGGTGATCGACAGTGGCCTGAATGCCTGGGACGGGCCGGAACTGCTCAGGGATTTCAAACGCTCGATCGCAGGCAGCTGCCCAGAACCAGGCGAGGCCCGCCGCAATCTCTCGGCGCAGGAGGCGGCGGAACGGTTACTGGCAGAGATCTGGCGTCGCCTACCGAACCGACTGAACGTGCACCGCTTGGTGCTGACAGCGCCGATCGACCATTACCGCGGCTATCGCCACTGGTTGGTGCGTGCCTGCCAGGCGCTGCCCGTCGACGCCATCGCCCTGGTGGATGAGCCAACGGCAGCGGCCCTCGGCGCGGGATTACCTCCCGGCTCCAAGCTGCTGGTGGTGGATCTGGGGGGGAGCACCATCGACATGGCGTTGGTGGCCCTAGAGGGGGGCGAAGGACGGGCAGCGCCTCTGGCCCAGCTGCTGCGCTTCAACGGCCGGATGCTGGGAAACAGTCGTCAGGCCCTTCGCTGCGCCAAGGTGCTGGGAAAAGCAGGCTTGCGCCTGGGCGGCAGGGATCTGGACCACTGGATCCTCGATCACCTCACAGGCGCGAGCCCTACCGCTGAGGGCGTGTTGCCGATGGCCCTGCTCAATGCGGCGGAGCGGCTGAAATGCCGCCTGAGCGACCCTGACCTCGATGGGCAGACCACCGTCACGGAACTCGCCGTCGCCGGCGATGGTGCGGCGCCCTGTGAGCTGCGTCTGAACCGAGAGGAACTGAACCGTTTGCTCCATGAGCGCGGCCTGGTTGAAGCCCTGGATGATCTGCTGGAGCAGACCCTCGCCGGCGGCCGCCGCCACGGGGTGAACCTGGAGGACCTTCAGGGGGTGATGGCGGTTGGAGGCGGCGCTCGACTGCCCCTTCTGCGCGACTGGCTGGAACGACGCACCAGGCCCGTTCCCCTGCTCACTCCCGCCCCGGTGGAGGCGGTCGCCCGTGGTGCCCTGGCCCTGACCCCGGGTGTTCAGATCCGGGACGTGCTGCGTCACGGTGTCTCCCTGCGCTGCTGGGACCGACGCAGCAACCGCCATCATTGGCACCCGCTGTTCATGGCTGGACAGACCTGGCCCACCACCACGCCCCTGGAGATCGTCCTCGCCGCAGGATGTGACGAACAGAGACAGGTGGAGCTTGTGCTGGGGGAACCCGAGGTGGTCGCACACCACGACGTGGTGTTCCGCCACGGCTTGCCGACCCTGCAGTCCAGTGATCGCGCCCCCCGCATCCGTGCCTGGGATGGCGACCCTGTCGCCGTGCCGCTCCAGCCAGCGGGAACAGCAGGGGAAGACTGCCTGCGACTGCGTTGGTCTCTCGACGATGCATCTCAGCTGCGCGTGGAGATCGAGGATCTCCGCAACGGCAAGGCCCTGCCGTCGCTCGTCCTCGGCACCGTGAGATGA
- a CDS encoding ferredoxin-thioredoxin reductase variable chain, producing the protein MQAGDKVTVSTSVVVYNHPQHRGEGFDLQGQEGEVVSLLGEWKGRPISPTLPVVVAFGRYKAHFREDELTALN; encoded by the coding sequence ATGCAAGCGGGAGACAAAGTGACGGTCTCAACCAGCGTCGTGGTCTACAACCACCCCCAGCACCGCGGTGAAGGCTTCGATCTGCAGGGGCAGGAAGGTGAGGTGGTGAGCCTGCTCGGGGAATGGAAAGGCCGCCCAATCAGCCCCACCTTGCCGGTGGTGGTGGCCTTCGGGCGCTACAAAGCCCACTTCCGGGAAGACGAACTCACTGCGCTGAACTGA
- the pyrR gene encoding bifunctional pyr operon transcriptional regulator/uracil phosphoribosyltransferase PyrR, with translation MAGSFESDRIEILSAQELARTLARLSSQVLEVVDSIDDLLLLGIPTRGVHLSRVLARQLEDLTGRTIAQGTLDPTFHRDDLDRVGTRLVQATDLPMTVEGRTVVLVDDVIFTGRTVRAALEAIQTWGRPCRVLLLVMVDRGHRELPIQPDFCGRVVPTRRTETIELRLLDLDGEEGVYLRRDESVSSAQ, from the coding sequence ATGGCCGGTTCTTTTGAATCCGATCGGATTGAGATTCTCTCGGCCCAGGAGCTGGCACGCACACTGGCCCGCCTGTCATCGCAAGTGCTGGAAGTGGTCGACAGCATCGATGATCTGTTGTTGCTCGGCATTCCCACCCGTGGTGTTCATCTCTCCAGGGTTCTGGCCCGGCAGCTGGAGGATCTGACGGGTCGCACCATTGCCCAGGGCACGCTGGATCCCACCTTTCATCGCGATGATCTCGATCGGGTTGGCACCCGTCTGGTGCAGGCCACCGATCTCCCGATGACTGTCGAGGGCCGCACGGTGGTGCTCGTTGACGATGTGATCTTCACGGGTCGCACGGTGCGGGCTGCTCTGGAAGCGATCCAGACCTGGGGGCGGCCGTGTCGCGTGCTGCTGCTGGTGATGGTGGATCGCGGCCATCGTGAACTTCCAATCCAACCCGACTTCTGTGGACGGGTTGTGCCGACACGACGCACGGAGACCATTGAGCTGCGCTTGCTTGACCTCGATGGTGAGGAAGGTGTGTATCTGCGCCGTGACGAGTCGGTCAGTTCAGCGCAGTGA
- the gpmI gene encoding 2,3-bisphosphoglycerate-independent phosphoglycerate mutase: MNVPNTSEKSFRHSGGIAPVVLTILDGWGYREGSDHNAIRSAQTPVMDALWHAYPHALIEASGAHVGLPDGQMGNSEVGHLTIGAGRIIRQELVRISETVRDGQLGEREALRQLAADLRRSGGTLHLLGLCSDGGVHSHVDHLCGLLRWAAAEGLERVAIHAITDGRDTPTDSAPRYIRQAEEAIHSCGVGELASLCGRYWAMDRDHRWERTSKAHTLLTDPTLSSSGLSAAEAVAASYSQGTTDEFLEPLRLKDQCLRDGDGLVVFNFRPDRARQLVQALCLEHFDGFERGHRPKLNVVTFTQYEADLPVAVAFPPESLDQLLGQVVAEHGLKQYRTAETEKYPHVTYFMNGGIEQPLDGEDRHLVPSPRVATYDQAPAMAAASLTDSCIAAIEKGMYSLIVINYANPDMVGHTGVMAAATEAIEEVDHCIGRLLDAVGRMGGTMLITADHGNAEVMQGPDGQAWTAHTTNPVPVILVEGERRKVPGLGNAIQLRDNGGLADIAPTLLQLLDLPKPDAMSGASLIEAIDAVASRSRLPQPV; the protein is encoded by the coding sequence GTGAACGTGCCGAACACCAGTGAGAAGAGCTTTCGTCACTCAGGCGGCATCGCCCCTGTTGTGCTGACCATTCTGGACGGTTGGGGATATCGGGAAGGATCGGATCACAACGCGATCCGCAGCGCGCAGACACCGGTGATGGATGCGCTCTGGCACGCCTATCCCCATGCTCTGATCGAAGCCAGCGGGGCCCATGTGGGTCTCCCGGATGGGCAGATGGGGAACTCAGAGGTGGGCCACCTCACGATCGGAGCCGGTCGGATCATCCGCCAGGAGCTGGTGCGCATCAGTGAAACCGTGCGCGACGGTCAGCTGGGGGAGCGAGAGGCTCTGCGGCAGCTGGCCGCAGACCTGCGCCGCAGCGGCGGCACGCTCCATCTGCTCGGGCTCTGCTCCGATGGAGGCGTTCACAGCCACGTGGATCATCTCTGCGGCCTGCTGCGCTGGGCCGCCGCCGAAGGGTTGGAGCGCGTGGCCATTCATGCGATTACCGACGGTCGCGACACCCCCACCGACAGTGCGCCCCGCTACATCCGCCAGGCGGAAGAGGCGATTCACTCCTGCGGTGTGGGCGAACTGGCCAGTCTCTGCGGTCGCTACTGGGCCATGGATCGGGATCATCGCTGGGAGCGCACCAGCAAGGCCCATACCCTGCTGACCGATCCCACGCTCTCCAGCAGCGGCCTGAGCGCCGCCGAAGCGGTGGCAGCGAGTTATTCCCAAGGCACCACGGATGAATTCCTCGAACCGTTGCGCCTGAAGGATCAGTGCCTGCGCGATGGGGATGGCCTGGTGGTGTTCAACTTCCGCCCTGACCGGGCCCGTCAACTGGTTCAGGCGCTCTGTCTCGAGCACTTTGATGGCTTTGAGCGCGGGCATCGCCCCAAGCTGAACGTGGTGACGTTCACCCAATACGAAGCCGATTTGCCCGTGGCTGTGGCCTTCCCGCCGGAATCGCTCGATCAGCTGCTCGGTCAGGTGGTGGCGGAGCACGGCCTGAAGCAATACCGCACCGCTGAAACGGAAAAATATCCCCACGTCACCTATTTCATGAACGGGGGGATCGAACAACCGCTGGACGGGGAAGATCGTCACCTGGTGCCTTCACCGCGGGTAGCCACCTACGACCAGGCTCCCGCCATGGCCGCGGCCAGCCTCACCGACAGCTGCATTGCCGCCATCGAGAAGGGTATGTATTCCCTGATCGTGATCAACTACGCCAACCCAGACATGGTGGGGCACACCGGCGTGATGGCCGCAGCCACCGAAGCGATCGAGGAAGTGGATCACTGCATCGGCCGCCTGCTGGATGCGGTGGGCCGCATGGGTGGCACGATGCTGATCACCGCCGACCATGGCAACGCTGAAGTAATGCAGGGCCCTGATGGTCAGGCCTGGACCGCCCACACCACCAATCCGGTGCCGGTGATTCTGGTGGAAGGGGAGCGGCGCAAGGTGCCCGGCCTGGGGAATGCGATCCAGCTGCGTGACAACGGTGGCCTCGCTGACATTGCGCCAACGCTGCTGCAATTGCTTGATCTGCCCAAGCCCGACGCCATGTCGGGTGCGAGCCTGATTGAAGCGATCGATGCCGTCGCCTCGCGCTCCCGCCTGCCCCAACCCGTCTGA
- the secG gene encoding preprotein translocase subunit SecG, translating into MLTSVLSWIWIGSGVLLILLVLLHSPKGDGMGGLAASGSSMFTSASSAEATLNRFTWTCLAIFLSLAVILSAGWLR; encoded by the coding sequence ATGCTTACTTCCGTTCTCTCCTGGATCTGGATCGGCAGCGGCGTGCTGCTCATCCTGCTCGTGCTGCTGCACAGCCCGAAGGGCGATGGCATGGGAGGGCTGGCTGCCAGCGGCAGCTCGATGTTCACCAGCGCCAGCAGCGCTGAAGCCACGCTGAACCGCTTCACCTGGACCTGCCTGGCGATCTTCCTCAGCCTGGCGGTGATCCTGAGTGCTGGCTGGCTGCGCTGA